In Helianthus annuus cultivar XRQ/B chromosome 9, HanXRQr2.0-SUNRISE, whole genome shotgun sequence, the following are encoded in one genomic region:
- the LOC110876764 gene encoding uncharacterized protein LOC110876764, with product MPKYAKFLKDLLTNKKKLEELSTVILSEECSAVVQNKLPKKMTDPGSFTIPCLIGDLTVSHAMAELGASINLMPYFIFAKLNLGEPSPTCMSLQIADQSVKFPRGIVENMLVKVDKFVFPVDFVILDMDEDSKVPLILGRPFLVTARAVIDVLDGKLTLRVDDDAVTFDTQHSMKHTPQHDDTLYFIDTLMSHVGSFLGEVCGRESIEAQMLGVDIEGIELTKVDLEQDPPLPSSEPSIGSECSKISKVFEVLERKTPEEKPSVEIPPPLELKELPSHLEYAFLGEGS from the coding sequence ATGCCTAAGTATGCCAAGTTCCTAAAGGATCTTCTCACAAACAAGAAGAAACTAGAGGAGCTGTCTACTGTCATTCTTAGTGAGGAGTGTTCTGCAGTCGTGCAGAACAAGCTTCCTAAGAAGATGACCGACCCGGGGAGTTTCACCATCCCGTGTCTGATAGGAGACCTTACTGTCAGCCATGCGATGGCCGAATTAggagctagcattaacctcatgccttaCTTCATTTTCGCTAAGCTCAATCTAGGGGAGCCATCTCCTACGTGCATGAGCCttcagatcgcagatcaatctgtGAAGTTTCCACGTGGTATCGTGGAGAATATGCTTGTCAAGGTTGACAAGTTCGTGTTTCCGGTGGATTTCGTCATTCTTGATATGGACGAGGATTCTAAAGTTCCACTTATTTTAGGACGTCCATTCCTTGTTACTGCCCGAGCCGTCATTGATGTTCTTGACGGTAAGCTTACTCTCCGCGTCGACGATGATGCGGTCACCTTTGACACCCAGCATTCGATGAAGCATACGCCACAGCATGACGACACTCTTTACTTTATAGACACTCTTATGTCACATGTGGGTAGTTTTCTCGGTGAGGTTTGCGGTAGAGAGTCTATAGAGGCCCAGATGTTAGGGGTAGATATCGAGGGCATTGAGTTGACCAAGGTCGACCTAGAGCAGGATCCACCATTACCATCTAGCGAGCCATCGATAGGATCCGAGTGTTCTAAGATTTCTAAGGTGTTTGAAGTGTTAGAGAGAAAGACTCCTGAGGAGAAACCATCAGTGGAGATACCCCCGCCTCTAGAGCTGAAGGAACTGCCATCTCACTTGGAGTATGCATTCCTTGGCGAGGGATCTTAG